The sequence below is a genomic window from Salicibibacter cibarius.
ATTTAGTAGCCCAGCCACATGAAAATTTGGCACATGTTGGAGCAAAACTTCTTGTTCCTTATTTTCTGAAGAGGGGTAGACGTTTAAAAAATTGTACACTGCTTGGTGCGTAAGCATCACCGGTTTAGGGTGAGACGTCGTTCCACTTGTAAATAAAAGAACGGCAAGATCCTCTTCTGTCCCCTCATGGGCTGATTTTGTTTGAACGCCACGCTTCAAAAGGTCTTTGTAAAATATTGCATCCTCATGATCCCCTTCAAATAACACAACATTTTCCAATGAAAGCACATGACGCTTCACCTGTTGAACCATCGGGTAGTAACGTTCCCCGACAAAAACCATTTTTATATCCACCCGATCCAACATGTATTCCAATTCTTGTGCTTTTGCCCGGTAATTGATAGGTACGAAGACGGCACCCAATGATACAGTCGCAAAAAGGATTTCAAAAAATTCATACCGGTTAGTATCAATAAAAGCAACACGGTCATTTTTTTGCACACCTGCCGCCTTCATGGCAGATGCCAGTCGTTGTGTGCGTTCAAGTTCTTCGTGATATGTTGCTTGGTATTCTCCGTCCGTCACCATTTCCAGTTCACCGAAATTTTCTGCTGACCTCTCGAACAGTTTGCCTAAATGCATGATTAAGCCTCCATTACCAACCTAATTCACCGGCAGCGATTTCAAGGCAGTCGTCTGAAGATCCAAGGTAATTTTCTAGTGCACGCGCACGTTTTAAAAATAAATGGCAATCAAATTCCCACGTGAATCCCATTCCGCCGTGAATTTGAACATTGTCACTTGCCGTCCGGACAAATGCTTCCGAGGTGAAAGAACGTGCAAGCGCGATTGCTTCTACCATATCGTCAGCGTTATTTTCCAAGGCCCAAGCTGCATAATAGGTGAGCGACCGTGAACTTTCCAAATCCATTCTCATATCTACGATGCGATGCTTAATAGATTGAAAGCGCCCGATCGGTTGGCCAAATTGCATCCGTGTTTGCCCATATTCATTCGCCATTTCTACAACTCTATCGATGCCGCCAACCATCATTGAACATAAAGCGACATGTAAATCGTTTATGGCGAATTGCAAAGCGCCCCAGCCTGCATGTTTCGGTCCTAACAGCTGTTGTTTAGCTACTTTTGTTTCCTCAAACGCTATTCTTACTATTTTTCTCGTTTGCTCTAAACTTTGTTGTTCTTGTATCTTTACGTTTGCATCCTCCCGGTCAACCAATAGCAAGGAAATGCCGTACTCGCTATGAATCCCCCCTGTACGGACAGGTACAATTAACGTATCAGCCACGTCCCCGTGTGGGATTAATATTTTTGTTCCGTTCAGTGTATAGTCTCCATCACCCTCGCTTGCGGTCAATTGGATATTTGCCGGGGCAATTTCCCCATTTAATTCATGGAGGGCCAGTGTCAGTTTCCGTTTACCATCTACAATTTCCGGCAAATACTTCTCCTTTTGTTCATCCGTTCCATAAGCCTCCAGTAGAGGAACCGCCACTGCCATCGTTTCCGGATAAGGCCCGGGGATGATGGCACGTCCCATCTCTTCTAATATCGGAACCAAACTAAGCGATCCTTGTCCAAGCCCGCCATAGCTTTCCGAAACATTAACGCCCAAATACCCTTGTTGGGCTAAGCCATGCCACATATCTTGCAAAATGTTCACTTCCCCGTCCATGTAACGACGTGGAATTTCTAACCCCCCTTTTGATTTTAGGTATTGCCGCGTTGACGTTTGGAACATTTCTTGATCTTCATTTAATGCGAAATCCACCTTATCCACCCCTTCTCATCCTTGAAAATTGTGCAACTTATTAATATTTTACATCTTTCGGCAATCCGAGCATTCGTTCCGCGATGATATTCTTTTGAATTTCAGAAGTGCCTCCCTCGATAGTGAAACCAAACGACCGCAAATAATTTTCCTGCCAATCCGATGATACGATTGCATCTTCTTTCCACAATACGTTCCCCGAACCACTTAATGTCATTGCATAGGCGTACATTTCTTTAGCCAATTCACTGGATGCCATTTTATCCATGGATCCTTCAGGTCCCGGACGACCGGTGCGTATGATGTTTGTCAGATGTCGATAGTAATTCATCAAAAGTGCTCTCGACCTGGCCCGGAAACGGGTAAGGTTTTGGCGCACGATTGGATCCTTAATCAGTGAGCGACCATTCTTTTGCAAGGTTTTCGCCAAGTCAACCAACTCCTCAAACTGCTTCTGGATGGCAAACGTTCTTCTGGCTACTCCGACTCGTTCGTGACTTAATAGGATGAGCGATACTTTCCACCCCTCGTTAATTTCGCCGACGATATCTTCATCATAAGCAATGGCATCCGTGAAAAACATTTCATTAAAAATTGGATTATCATCGATTGATCTGATTGGCTTTGTTTCTACACCTTCTTGATTCATGTCAACTAAGAAAGCAGTGATTCCGTTGTGTTTTTTTCCGCTATTATCGGTTCTGGCCAATAAAAAACATTGATCGGCATAATGAGCGTAACTCGTCCAAACTTTTTGACCATTGATGACCCACCGGTCTCCCTTTTTTTCGGCTCTCGTTTGTATCGCTGCTAAATCAGAACCTGCATTCGGCTCAGAATAGCCTTGGCACCATATTTCTTCACCGTTTAAAATTTTATGAACGTACCGATTTTTTTGCTCTTCGGTCCCAATTTGAAGTAAAGTCGGGCCAACCATTGCAGTGCCAATGATGTTCAAAACAGGTGGGGCACTAACCCTGACCATTTCTTGTTCGTAAATGACTTGTTCGATCAGAGAAGCTTCTCTGCCCCCATACTCTTTTGGCCAAGAAATGCCTGCCCATTTCCCTTCATATAGTTTGCGTTGCCAATCACGAAGGAAAATTCCTTTTTCTTTTTCATCTTTAGGGAGCGTGCGTTTTCCGTCCATCCAACCTGTCGGCAAATTTGTTTCTAACCACGCCCTCAGTTCCTCCTGAAAAGCTTTTTCTGTCGCTGAATACGAAAAATCCATTATGTAAATCCTCCTTTATTTTCCCGTGAAATTTGGCTCCCTTTTCTCAAAAAACGCTTGTACACCTTCTTTAAAATCTTCAGTTTGAAAACATATATCTTGGCCTTGAGCTTCCATTTCCAATAAATTTTTCAAATCCTTGTTCAAATGCTCATTCATAATTTTTTTCGTCATTCCCATTGATGCCGTTGCTTTTTTTCCTAATTTCTCTGCCATATCAATGGCTTCCGGCAACAATTGGTCGGAAGAAACAACACGATTCACAATTCCAAACCTTTGCGCATCATCAGCAGAAACCCGTTCCCCTAAAAACATGAGCTCTTTCGCACGTTGGGTCCCAATTAACGCGGGAAGAAAATGCATGGCCGCGAAATCCGGGATTAAGCCAATGTTTACAAAACTTTGAACGAAAAAAGCTTCGTCGGAAGCTACGATGAGATCACTAAGCAATGTCAAACTGAAACCTGCCCCGGCAGCCGCTCCATTGACAGCTGCAATGATCGGCTTTTCCATGCTCAGCATCTTCAGAAGCAAAGGATGGGACTCTTGCAGCCTTTTCCTGCCTTCCAGAGGTTTTATCTCTTTTTTCATGGCCGAGATGTCCCCACCTGCTGAAAAACCCTTACCCGATCCCGTTAAAATGATACATTTAATATCATCATCTTGTTCCGCATCTTCCAATGCTTGCAGTAATGCCATCCTCATCTCCATCGCCAACGCATTACGTGTTTCCGGTTGATTCAAGTAGATGATGTTCGTACTTCCCTGTTTTTCATTAATGATAAATTGCTTCTTCATTTTGACACCTTCCCTATACGAATAAGTTGTTTTCTTGTCCTTTAATTTTTGCACTAATCCGATCGGCCGCATCTTTTAACAATTCCCCTTTTGGAATCAGCTCGTGTTCGTCATACTGTGCAGTCATTCCGAACAAATTGATCGTCATGTCCACATTGTCATCCATATTGAAAATCGGCGCGGCTACCCCGAAGATCCCATTGATGGATTCCCCAAAATTGGTTGCATATCCATAATCACGGATAACGGGAAAATCTGCTTTTAGCTGATCGATTTCTTGATCGGATAATGGGCGTTGCTCTTTTACCTCTTGGAGCAGTTCATTCGATGCTTCTTCTTCCATATACGCGAGTAGGCATTTTCCGTATGCGCCATCCACAATCGAAAAGTGCCTGCCCACCGAAACATTAACGCCGAAATCGCCCCCTTCGCTTTTGGCAACAATCGTTGTGCGTGTTTTGCCAATTCGATTAACGAGCACGGACGTTAGACCGGTTCGTTCGGATAGTTCCTCCAAATAAGGAAGGATAATGGTAATATCCAATGAGTTTTCTTTCGCCCTTTCGCCTAAAACCACTAAATAAGGCCCCAGACTGTACTGTTTTGAACGTTTGTTATAATGAACAACAGAATGTTCCCTAAGTTGTTGCAATACGCGATAACACGTGGTCGGTTGTAATTCGAGGGCATTGGCAATTTCGGTCAAATTGCTTTGGCTGAATTTTTTTCGGCTTAACAGCGTCAAAATTCTAAATGCAATTTCCACGGCAGGTACACTATATTTTCTTTTACCTTTTTCTGTCTCGTTTGTTTTTGACATATTCATTCTCCTTCGTGCGTGAACCATATTATGTAATCGCTTTCAAATATAGATGATAATTTTATTTTATATATTACAAAGTTTTTTGTCAATGAAAATTTAAAGTGAGCTTTTTGTGCTGTGCCGTCTTTTCGCTTTAGGCATAAAAATGGGACTGGGGGCTCACCTTGTTTTATACTGCATCTTCCGCGAACCAACCGCCTCTATTTATAGATCACTCGTTTTTATATGCCGCCAAAACAAGCATTACGTGCTGCAACACCCCTTGGAAAGATGATAAGGATGCTGAACATATCGTGTTTTGTTGCATTTGCGGACTCATATGAGGGTCGGGAAACATTATGAGTCCGCTAAACCTATTTCCTGAGGACTCTTATGGTTTCCGGGCAGCGCTTTGAGTCCTCCAAACCCTTTTCTGAGGACTCTCATGGGGCCTGGGCAGCGCTTTGAGTCCTCCAAACCCTTTCCTGAGGACTCTCATGGTTTCCGGGCAGCACAAAAAGTCCCCAAAACCCATTCTCGTGGGCAAAACTGATACTGAGCATTGGTATTCACTTTTCATGTAGAGGGCTTTATGTTTTGCAGTCAGAGTTTTAATACGGTTGAACACTGATATACCTATGATTGCGTTGGTTTTTGGGGTATTTATTTTCGACTTGCTCTTATCCTTTGCACAGCAAGAATTCTTCGACAGCGCAATTAGCTACAAGTTTTTACTGCATTAAATGAGGTTGCCATTTCACCGCTTATTTTCATCATGAACGCTCTCCCGCAAATAACATGCAAGTTGCACTTGAAGAACGTCGTGACTGTTTTGAAAGGATATTTGTAAAGTTTCCTCAATCTTCTTTAAGCGTTGGTACAAGGTGTTTACATGAATATACAGTTGCCTCGCCGTTTGACTTGCCGAGCGATTATTATTCATAAACGTTTCAAGCGTTTCGCTTAAGCGTTCCTCTTTTCCTTCTATCACGTTCAGTGGCTTAAAAAAGTCCTGTACAAAGGCGAGAAGGTCTTCTTGCGGCTGATCGATAAAAAGGCGGTTAATGCCAATATCCGTATAGTTCATCACCCGCTGCCATTCTTTTTTTGCGCCGAGGTGGGCGAGCGCTTTTTCTGCTTCTTTGTAACTTCTTGGCAGTAATGAGCGTTGATCTGCTTGAGAGCCCAACCCAGCGCGCACCCGCATATTATCGTTTTCCCGAGCGAATCGCCATATGAAAGCATCGATTTCTTTTTTTCCCAACCGTGATACATAGAGAAGCGTAACCACAGTCGTCCCCTTTGTATAGAGAACGGAAAGCTTATCATCAAAGTCATTTCTGATGTCAGTGATGAAGCGATGGATATAGAGATTGGTAAATGAAGGATCCATGTCAAATTCAAATTCAAACTTGAGGATCATTACCGGACGATGATCTTCTATCTTTAACAAACGGGAAGCCTCTTTCAGCTCCTTGGCCGTCTCTGCCATTAACAGCTTTTGAAAGGCTTCTTCAGATGCTTTCAACGAATGGTCGATCACAGATTTCTCCCGAATGAATTCTAACGCTAAAATTGGGATGCCCAGCTCGAGCGCCATTCGTTGTAATGAAGACAAAGGCTCACGTTGCCGGCAAATGATGTACCCCAAACACACGCCTACGCCAACAATGGGAAACACTTCGTGCATCTCCCCTTGGTAGTCTTCAACAGTAAATGAGGCACTTAGCGAGCCCTTCTTTTCAAGGATGACATTTTGGTGATAAGCGGCAAACGTCGACGCATCCGAGTCAACGGGATCGTCGAATATACTTAACAACATGAGCGGCAATCCAAGCACGTCTTCCAACGTTTTTCTAATCGCCGGCGCCCCCTCCCCTTGGATGGAAAGGCTGACTAACCGTTCGTGTATATCATTTCTTTTCGCGAGGAGATAATTTTGTTCTTGTAGCCGGTCAAACAGCTCGGCATTTTGAAGGGCGATCCCGACTTGGTCCGCAAAATTTTGCAAAAGATTAAGTTCATGCTTTGTAAAAGACGCGTAGTTAAATTGATAGAGAATTAACACGCATCTCGTTATTTGCCGGATTTTCACGGGAACACACAGGACGGACGCCGCTTCACCGAACGGGTAGGAGCGTTCGAGGATCGAAAGATTATCGTGTGACATCGTTGAAGCGGCGAATAAAACGTCACGGTGTGTTGGATACAATGCCGCTTCTTCTTTTTCAAACACGGTGCCAACCATTCCTTCCCCCGGCTTCATGCGCATATTTTTCATCGTGCGCGTGTTCACTTCAGCTGAAGTTTTTTGCACTTTAAGACAATCCTCGGCTTCATCATACATCCACAAGACGCCAATATCCGCTTCGAATATCACTTCCATCGTCGTATCGAGAATTTTTGAAAGCAATGCATCCAAATCCGTCAACGCTGTAATCGCGCCAATGCTTTCATTCATTTTTTGGAGAAGACGTTTTTGCTGCTTTTCGGTGATATGATGGGCAAACAGAGGCAGTTCTTTCGCCAATAATTCCTCCCCATGTTTAGGCAGAGACACCGTCGACGCTATCCGCAAAATCAAGCGTTTCCCGTAGGAATACTGAAAATGATATTCAATATAATCCCGGAACCCCCCGTCTGTATACGCCACATCTCCGGCATTTAACGAAAAAATACTAGGTTGTCCAGGTTTATCCAGCGCTTGCTTCGTGATCAACCTTAATCCATCCCCTTCTGAATAAGCCCAAAGTTGAAAAGGGGATGAATGCAAAACATCCGTGATAATATCCGGCATAGAAATCCCGCTCCCGACCTCAAAGATAAATATATTTTTTCACATATATTATATATTATTATAGAGATTATTACACTATTGTAACGATGAATTTTGAATTATACTTTATGCAGAATCTACGTCAAGAAAGGGTGTAAATATGCAAGCGGATACAAAAAATGTTGTGGAACGGGTTTCGCAAATAATAGAGAGCCAGAAAGAAAAATTTACAGCAATTAGCGATCAGATTTGGGAATTCGCTGAAGTCAGGTTTGAAGAAAATGAGTCGTCTGAATGTTTGGCATCCTTCATGGAAGAACAGGACTTTCACATCGAACGGGGCGTAGCAGGGATTCCAACCGC
It includes:
- a CDS encoding acyl-CoA dehydrogenase family protein, giving the protein MDKVDFALNEDQEMFQTSTRQYLKSKGGLEIPRRYMDGEVNILQDMWHGLAQQGYLGVNVSESYGGLGQGSLSLVPILEEMGRAIIPGPYPETMAVAVPLLEAYGTDEQKEKYLPEIVDGKRKLTLALHELNGEIAPANIQLTASEGDGDYTLNGTKILIPHGDVADTLIVPVRTGGIHSEYGISLLLVDREDANVKIQEQQSLEQTRKIVRIAFEETKVAKQQLLGPKHAGWGALQFAINDLHVALCSMMVGGIDRVVEMANEYGQTRMQFGQPIGRFQSIKHRIVDMRMDLESSRSLTYYAAWALENNADDMVEAIALARSFTSEAFVRTASDNVQIHGGMGFTWEFDCHLFLKRARALENYLGSSDDCLEIAAGELGW
- a CDS encoding acyl-CoA dehydrogenase family protein — its product is MDFSYSATEKAFQEELRAWLETNLPTGWMDGKRTLPKDEKEKGIFLRDWQRKLYEGKWAGISWPKEYGGREASLIEQVIYEQEMVRVSAPPVLNIIGTAMVGPTLLQIGTEEQKNRYVHKILNGEEIWCQGYSEPNAGSDLAAIQTRAEKKGDRWVINGQKVWTSYAHYADQCFLLARTDNSGKKHNGITAFLVDMNQEGVETKPIRSIDDNPIFNEMFFTDAIAYDEDIVGEINEGWKVSLILLSHERVGVARRTFAIQKQFEELVDLAKTLQKNGRSLIKDPIVRQNLTRFRARSRALLMNYYRHLTNIIRTGRPGPEGSMDKMASSELAKEMYAYAMTLSGSGNVLWKEDAIVSSDWQENYLRSFGFTIEGGTSEIQKNIIAERMLGLPKDVKY
- a CDS encoding enoyl-CoA hydratase/isomerase family protein; translation: MKKQFIINEKQGSTNIIYLNQPETRNALAMEMRMALLQALEDAEQDDDIKCIILTGSGKGFSAGGDISAMKKEIKPLEGRKRLQESHPLLLKMLSMEKPIIAAVNGAAAGAGFSLTLLSDLIVASDEAFFVQSFVNIGLIPDFAAMHFLPALIGTQRAKELMFLGERVSADDAQRFGIVNRVVSSDQLLPEAIDMAEKLGKKATASMGMTKKIMNEHLNKDLKNLLEMEAQGQDICFQTEDFKEGVQAFFEKREPNFTGK
- a CDS encoding IclR family transcriptional regulator, encoding MSKTNETEKGKRKYSVPAVEIAFRILTLLSRKKFSQSNLTEIANALELQPTTCYRVLQQLREHSVVHYNKRSKQYSLGPYLVVLGERAKENSLDITIILPYLEELSERTGLTSVLVNRIGKTRTTIVAKSEGGDFGVNVSVGRHFSIVDGAYGKCLLAYMEEEASNELLQEVKEQRPLSDQEIDQLKADFPVIRDYGYATNFGESINGIFGVAAPIFNMDDNVDMTINLFGMTAQYDEHELIPKGELLKDAADRISAKIKGQENNLFV
- a CDS encoding helix-turn-helix domain-containing protein, whose translation is MPDIITDVLHSSPFQLWAYSEGDGLRLITKQALDKPGQPSIFSLNAGDVAYTDGGFRDYIEYHFQYSYGKRLILRIASTVSLPKHGEELLAKELPLFAHHITEKQQKRLLQKMNESIGAITALTDLDALLSKILDTTMEVIFEADIGVLWMYDEAEDCLKVQKTSAEVNTRTMKNMRMKPGEGMVGTVFEKEEAALYPTHRDVLFAASTMSHDNLSILERSYPFGEAASVLCVPVKIRQITRCVLILYQFNYASFTKHELNLLQNFADQVGIALQNAELFDRLQEQNYLLAKRNDIHERLVSLSIQGEGAPAIRKTLEDVLGLPLMLLSIFDDPVDSDASTFAAYHQNVILEKKGSLSASFTVEDYQGEMHEVFPIVGVGVCLGYIICRQREPLSSLQRMALELGIPILALEFIREKSVIDHSLKASEEAFQKLLMAETAKELKEASRLLKIEDHRPVMILKFEFEFDMDPSFTNLYIHRFITDIRNDFDDKLSVLYTKGTTVVTLLYVSRLGKKEIDAFIWRFARENDNMRVRAGLGSQADQRSLLPRSYKEAEKALAHLGAKKEWQRVMNYTDIGINRLFIDQPQEDLLAFVQDFFKPLNVIEGKEERLSETLETFMNNNRSASQTARQLYIHVNTLYQRLKKIEETLQISFQNSHDVLQVQLACYLRESVHDENKR